The proteins below are encoded in one region of Thermotoga sp. Mc24:
- a CDS encoding DUF4896 domain-containing protein, giving the protein MKGLLKIFLILFLAVFNSGMVWAGIFLLQNSYYELGIVLLTLLVLIDYFIFNPKAYPYRYTIPALILLFVLVLYPIYFTVKVAFTNYGTGHLMTKQEAIERILFDPNYTYVPENAEPVEYMVFSVFNGLNPTEDFVVLFEKDGNIYIAERPVVAKRSGKEVLLRESTLFPVKDGTAEVNGKVYEIVPWPASIKEVNAVYSDGKIYKPLYSPEEVSLKRYEPFFKVNVVQKYLNRAEFWLEDQSYMFRIGENGEWNFYPVKRIYSLSFEESLENGRITTKLVVKNNLTGRHLVEREGAFYDYDENGREFFVIGYMEYIGFKNFSRIFTDPKIAGPFFKVFTWTFTWAALSVLFTFAIGLSLALVLNDKTLKGKNVYRTLLIIPWAVPAFISVLVWRNGMFNETYGILNRFVLPFLGLDPVKWFNDPFWAKVAVLTVNTWLGFPYMMAVSLGALQSIPEELYEAAAIDGAGKWRRFWTITFPLLMTTVAPLLVGSFAFNFNNFVNIYLLTGGGPAMAGTTTPVGHTDILISYVYKLAFEGGRGQDFGFASAISIIIFFLVGGISFVNFKLSGAFEEVSE; this is encoded by the coding sequence GTGAAAGGGCTTCTCAAAATCTTTCTGATATTGTTTCTTGCTGTATTCAACTCAGGAATGGTATGGGCAGGAATTTTCCTGCTTCAAAATTCTTATTATGAACTTGGAATCGTTCTTCTCACGCTTCTCGTACTCATAGATTACTTCATTTTCAATCCGAAGGCTTACCCTTACAGATACACCATTCCCGCTTTGATATTACTTTTTGTGCTCGTTCTCTATCCTATATATTTCACTGTGAAGGTTGCGTTCACCAATTATGGAACAGGACACCTCATGACGAAACAAGAGGCCATCGAGAGAATTCTTTTCGACCCGAATTACACTTATGTTCCAGAGAACGCTGAACCTGTTGAATACATGGTTTTCTCCGTGTTCAACGGTTTGAATCCTACCGAGGACTTTGTTGTTCTCTTCGAGAAAGATGGGAACATCTACATCGCGGAGCGCCCCGTTGTCGCAAAGAGGAGTGGGAAAGAAGTCCTTTTGAGAGAGTCAACTCTTTTTCCCGTGAAGGATGGAACCGCCGAAGTGAATGGAAAGGTTTATGAAATAGTCCCCTGGCCCGCTTCCATAAAAGAGGTGAACGCCGTCTATTCAGACGGTAAAATTTACAAACCGCTTTACTCACCTGAAGAGGTTTCCCTGAAGAGGTACGAACCTTTCTTCAAGGTAAATGTGGTTCAGAAGTATCTCAACAGGGCGGAGTTTTGGCTCGAGGATCAAAGTTACATGTTCAGAATAGGTGAAAATGGGGAATGGAACTTTTATCCAGTGAAGAGGATTTACTCTCTGTCTTTCGAAGAATCCCTCGAAAACGGAAGGATAACAACGAAACTTGTGGTGAAAAACAATCTCACTGGAAGGCATCTCGTTGAGAGAGAAGGTGCTTTTTACGATTACGATGAAAATGGAAGAGAATTTTTCGTGATTGGATACATGGAATACATTGGTTTCAAGAACTTCTCCAGGATATTCACCGATCCGAAGATCGCTGGTCCTTTTTTCAAGGTTTTCACCTGGACGTTCACCTGGGCTGCTCTCAGTGTTCTTTTCACGTTCGCGATAGGTCTTTCCCTCGCTCTTGTTCTGAACGATAAAACACTGAAGGGAAAGAACGTGTACAGGACGTTACTCATTATTCCATGGGCTGTGCCAGCTTTCATTTCCGTTCTCGTCTGGAGAAACGGAATGTTCAACGAGACTTATGGAATTCTCAACCGATTTGTTCTTCCGTTCTTGGGATTGGATCCGGTGAAGTGGTTCAACGATCCGTTCTGGGCGAAGGTCGCAGTTCTTACCGTCAACACGTGGCTGGGATTTCCGTACATGATGGCCGTCTCACTCGGAGCTTTGCAGAGCATTCCAGAGGAGCTCTACGAAGCCGCTGCGATCGATGGAGCTGGAAAATGGAGGAGATTCTGGACCATCACGTTTCCGCTTCTGATGACCACTGTGGCTCCTCTGTTGGTCGGAAGTTTTGCTTTCAACTTCAACAACTTTGTGAACATATATCTGCTCACCGGTGGAGGTCCCGCAATGGCTGGAACCACAACTCCTGTTGGACACACGGACATTTTGATCTCCTACGTTTACAAACTCGCGTTCGAAGGAGGAAGGGGGCAGGACTTTGGTTTTGCCAGTGCCATATCCATCATCATATTCTTCCTCGTTGGAGGAATCAGCTTTGTGAACTTCAAACTCTCTGGTGCGTTTGAAGAGGTGAGTGAATGA
- a CDS encoding ABC transporter permease subunit, with amino-acid sequence MMVRKKNRWLTHVLLTLLVVVVLFPIVWVVSTSFRRDEAAFSPKLFSSRLTLQHYKDLVVPEKNLPVLIQEMQNLVSRVEPFDNVSREKADRLIEDRIRRFENYLAETKNLLEDVNARNSKIEETLSQRFSDVLSYTKDVLEEAKKLTQEQMDKTPLPDLQRIAVALYEILKGKNFRSAEFQALKDVIEKVVGYSVENQDTLNDALSELGLVYEREVGTFMKEIEKLNDEIETLQREIATLEKQKEILEKEILEKQKVLEVLKPDIDSVSEVLLKLKEMVHSIRSSKVEATFPYEDSELKSSLEKLLSELNTLYNKISAFSDLSDLSEKIFAMKSSLEEIENVISKDGDISKKALYGSFVQSFEETVPIVEGIVEKVSDGIDDFVQKIKDLKSIENEIVVLTAKLDGLENSMNRVKSSLSEKEKEISSAKIYLDLKIFSYQIQSRIDSLEDMKSFNSAAQIKLLSIYKTLKDFVSSYVSEYGGDDFIGKIRKLAAKLSWIEDYRDLNRRIETGYKNAVEIVEKAQNILDDFKGSYSNLLDLSFKGLYVSSEHLEMLYDLVKMNFVQEVLTNTAVASRKAGTLMDTIPLKELKSDLKKIDGDLYRLAQIWEQKTKHYFLRWVMNSVIVAGLVSLITTAVCALAAYPFSRMRFWGRQYGIMALLLIQMFPAIMYMVAIYGLLKLIGQFLPFLGLDSLGGLIFAYLGNIAYNMYLIKGFYDTIPSSLEEAAMIDGATRFQTFYKIVVPLALPILTVIVILTFIGTFNEFVLARIILQDVKNYTYALGLWTFSTGAYETEWGLFTAAALLGMTPMVILFLSLQKYIVGGLTKGSVKG; translated from the coding sequence ATGATGGTGAGAAAAAAGAATAGATGGCTCACGCATGTTCTTCTAACACTTCTTGTTGTTGTGGTTCTCTTCCCCATCGTTTGGGTTGTTTCTACCTCTTTCAGGAGGGATGAGGCGGCTTTCTCCCCGAAACTCTTCTCGTCTCGTCTCACCCTTCAGCACTACAAAGATCTGGTGGTCCCTGAAAAAAACCTTCCCGTTCTCATACAGGAGATGCAGAACCTCGTTTCCAGAGTGGAACCTTTCGACAACGTTTCCAGAGAGAAAGCAGACCGTCTCATCGAAGATCGAATCAGAAGATTTGAAAATTACCTCGCTGAAACGAAGAATCTTTTGGAGGATGTCAACGCGAGAAATTCGAAAATAGAAGAGACGCTTTCCCAGAGGTTCTCCGATGTGTTGTCTTACACAAAAGATGTTCTGGAAGAGGCAAAGAAATTGACTCAGGAGCAGATGGATAAAACCCCATTGCCCGATTTACAGAGGATCGCTGTTGCACTCTATGAAATATTGAAGGGTAAAAACTTTAGAAGTGCTGAATTTCAGGCTTTGAAGGACGTGATCGAGAAAGTAGTGGGTTACAGCGTTGAGAATCAGGACACTCTGAACGATGCCCTTTCTGAACTTGGACTGGTTTATGAGAGAGAAGTAGGAACGTTCATGAAAGAGATCGAAAAACTTAACGATGAAATTGAAACTCTTCAGAGAGAAATAGCTACTCTTGAGAAACAGAAGGAAATCCTTGAGAAAGAAATCCTGGAAAAACAAAAAGTACTCGAGGTTTTGAAGCCCGATATCGATTCCGTGAGCGAGGTTCTCCTCAAACTCAAGGAAATGGTGCACAGTATCAGGAGCAGCAAAGTGGAAGCTACATTTCCTTATGAAGACTCAGAATTGAAATCTTCGCTCGAAAAACTCCTGTCTGAACTCAACACTCTCTACAACAAAATTTCTGCTTTTTCTGATCTTTCGGATCTCTCAGAAAAGATCTTTGCCATGAAGAGTTCTTTAGAAGAGATAGAGAATGTGATAAGCAAAGACGGTGATATTTCCAAAAAAGCCCTCTATGGAAGCTTCGTTCAATCCTTTGAAGAAACGGTTCCTATTGTTGAAGGAATCGTAGAGAAAGTGAGCGACGGAATTGACGATTTCGTTCAGAAGATAAAGGATTTGAAAAGTATAGAAAACGAAATCGTGGTACTAACAGCAAAACTCGATGGTCTGGAGAATAGTATGAACAGAGTGAAATCCTCCCTCTCTGAGAAAGAAAAAGAAATTTCTTCAGCGAAGATATATCTGGATCTCAAGATCTTCAGCTATCAGATCCAAAGCAGAATTGATTCTCTCGAAGATATGAAATCTTTCAACAGCGCTGCGCAGATAAAGCTTCTCTCGATATACAAGACTCTCAAGGACTTTGTGAGTAGCTATGTGTCGGAATACGGAGGAGACGATTTCATCGGAAAGATAAGAAAACTGGCAGCGAAGCTCTCTTGGATAGAAGACTACAGAGATCTGAACAGAAGGATAGAAACGGGTTACAAAAACGCTGTGGAAATCGTTGAAAAAGCTCAGAATATCCTCGATGACTTCAAGGGAAGTTATTCGAATCTTCTCGATCTTTCCTTCAAAGGACTTTACGTTTCCTCTGAGCACCTTGAAATGCTGTACGACCTTGTGAAGATGAACTTCGTTCAAGAAGTTCTCACGAACACAGCAGTGGCTTCGAGAAAGGCAGGAACTCTGATGGACACCATTCCTTTGAAGGAATTGAAGTCCGATCTCAAAAAGATCGATGGAGATCTCTACAGGCTCGCACAGATATGGGAGCAGAAGACAAAGCATTACTTCCTCAGATGGGTCATGAACTCGGTGATCGTTGCAGGCCTTGTTTCACTCATCACCACGGCTGTTTGTGCCCTGGCGGCCTATCCGTTCAGCAGAATGAGATTCTGGGGAAGGCAGTACGGAATCATGGCTCTTCTTCTCATTCAGATGTTCCCAGCCATCATGTACATGGTTGCAATATACGGTCTTTTGAAGCTCATCGGTCAGTTCCTTCCATTCTTGGGACTGGATTCTCTCGGAGGCTTGATATTCGCTTATCTCGGTAACATAGCTTACAACATGTACCTCATAAAGGGATTCTACGACACCATTCCTTCGTCTCTCGAAGAGGCCGCTATGATCGACGGTGCAACCAGATTCCAGACCTTCTACAAGATAGTTGTTCCACTCGCGCTTCCTATCCTCACAGTCATAGTGATACTCACCTTTATCGGGACGTTCAACGAGTTCGTCCTTGCGAGGATTATTCTTCAGGACGTGAAAAACTACACTTACGCTCTCGGTCTCTGGACGTTCTCAACGGGTGCTTATGAAACAGAGTGGGGCCTCTTCACGGCCGCAGCTCTTCTTGGTATGACGCCAATGGTGATACTCTTCCTGTCTCTCCAGAAGTACATAGTGGGTGGACTCACGAAAGGATCGGTGAAAGGATGA
- the aglB gene encoding cyclomaltodextrinase translates to MMYPMPSWVYDSVVYQIFPDRFFIGKGKTVEDKKDLYLKRGGVIEKWGVPPRKLPGAQHVKIFYGGDLWGVAEKVDYFEELGINVLYLTPIFLSDTNHKYDTIDYFRIDPQFGGKRAFLHLLRVLHERSMKLILDGVFNHVGSQHPWFKKAKRNDPEYVNRFFLYKDRHRSWFDVGSLPELNVEVEEVKEYILKVVEHYLKLGIDGWRLDCGHDLGPTVNLWINMKVKEFSAEKYLVSEIWTYPAGWDMVDGLMNYNFRNLVLSYVNGETDSIGFHLERVYRETENIFGCWNMLDSHDTPRLATMVPDRDLRKLAVVLQFTYPGVPLVYYGTEIGLTGGEDPECRATMEWNREKWDVDLFEFYKKMIRLRRTDPGLRFGEFVLLNDSPLAFLRKAPHPLQNTIVVVNPGEEKVLVLSIPDGKIMNTTPLVDVFSGERFHVDGGVVKLTLPARSFRILKPEDLRVGKYRLYKRV, encoded by the coding sequence ATGATGTACCCGATGCCGTCTTGGGTTTACGACAGTGTCGTGTATCAGATCTTTCCAGATAGATTTTTCATCGGAAAGGGAAAAACGGTGGAAGACAAAAAGGATCTGTACCTGAAGCGGGGAGGAGTCATAGAGAAGTGGGGAGTTCCTCCCCGCAAACTTCCCGGTGCTCAGCACGTGAAGATCTTCTACGGAGGAGATCTGTGGGGAGTAGCCGAGAAGGTCGATTATTTTGAAGAACTTGGAATCAACGTTCTGTACCTCACTCCTATCTTTTTGTCCGATACCAATCACAAGTACGACACAATCGATTATTTCAGGATCGATCCACAGTTCGGTGGAAAGAGGGCTTTTCTGCACCTTTTGAGGGTTCTCCATGAGAGGAGTATGAAACTCATTCTCGATGGTGTGTTCAACCACGTTGGGAGTCAGCATCCGTGGTTCAAAAAAGCGAAGAGAAACGATCCAGAGTACGTGAACAGATTTTTCCTTTATAAAGATAGGCACAGATCGTGGTTCGACGTTGGAAGCCTTCCCGAACTGAACGTGGAAGTCGAGGAAGTGAAGGAATACATTTTGAAAGTTGTCGAGCACTACTTGAAACTGGGGATAGACGGTTGGAGGCTGGATTGTGGCCACGATCTTGGACCTACCGTCAACCTGTGGATCAACATGAAGGTGAAAGAGTTCTCAGCGGAAAAGTACCTCGTGAGTGAGATATGGACTTACCCGGCAGGATGGGATATGGTTGATGGTCTGATGAACTACAACTTCAGAAACCTCGTGCTGAGCTATGTGAACGGAGAGACGGATTCCATAGGTTTTCACCTGGAAAGAGTTTACAGGGAGACAGAGAACATATTCGGATGCTGGAACATGCTCGACAGCCACGACACCCCGAGACTCGCCACAATGGTTCCCGACAGAGACCTGAGAAAACTCGCTGTAGTTCTTCAGTTCACTTATCCCGGTGTTCCGCTCGTTTACTATGGAACAGAGATAGGCCTCACAGGTGGAGAAGATCCAGAGTGTCGCGCCACCATGGAGTGGAACAGAGAGAAATGGGACGTTGATCTGTTCGAGTTCTACAAGAAGATGATCAGACTGAGAAGGACGGATCCAGGTTTGCGCTTTGGAGAGTTTGTCTTGCTGAACGACTCACCTCTCGCGTTTCTCAGAAAGGCTCCTCATCCCCTTCAAAACACCATCGTGGTGGTGAACCCAGGAGAAGAGAAGGTGCTGGTTCTCTCCATTCCCGACGGAAAAATCATGAACACCACTCCCCTTGTCGATGTGTTCAGTGGAGAAAGATTCCACGTTGACGGCGGGGTTGTGAAGCTTACTCTTCCGGCGAGATCTTTCAGAATTCTTAAGCCCGAGGATCTGAGAGTGGGTAAGTACAGATTGTACAAGAGAGTTTGA
- the aglA gene encoding alpha-glucosidase AglA: protein MPSVKIGIIGAGSAVFSLRLVSDLCKTPGLSGSTVTLMDIDEERLDAVLTIAKKYVEEVGADLKFEKTTNLDDVIIDADFVINTAMVGGHTYLEKVRQISEKYGYYRGIDAQEFNMVSDYYTFSNYNQLKYFVDIARKIEKLSPKAWYLQAANPVFEGTTLVTRTVPIKAVGFCHGHYGMMEIVEKLGLEEEKLDWQVAGVNHGIWLNRFRYNGENAYPLLDRWIEEKSKDWKPENPFNDQLSPAAIDMYRFYGVMPIGDTVRNSSWRYHRDLETKKKWYGEPWGGADSEIGWKWYQDTLGKVTEITKKVAKFIKENPSARLSDLGSVLGKDLSEKQFVLEVEKILDPERKSGEQHIPFIDALLNDNKARFVVNIPNKGIIHGIDDDVVVEVPALVDKNGIHPEKIEPPLPDRVVKYYLKPRIMRMEMALEAFLTGDIRIIKELLYRDPRTKSDEQVEKVIEEILALPENEEMRKHYLKK, encoded by the coding sequence ATGCCATCTGTGAAGATCGGTATCATCGGTGCGGGGAGCGCGGTGTTTTCTCTGAGGCTTGTGAGTGATCTCTGCAAAACGCCGGGACTCTCTGGCAGCACGGTCACTCTCATGGACATCGATGAGGAGAGACTCGACGCCGTTCTGACCATCGCGAAAAAATACGTTGAAGAAGTGGGAGCGGATCTGAAATTCGAAAAAACCACGAATTTAGACGACGTCATCATCGACGCGGACTTCGTGATAAACACAGCGATGGTGGGTGGCCATACCTACTTGGAGAAAGTCAGACAGATCAGTGAGAAATACGGCTACTACAGAGGAATAGACGCTCAGGAGTTTAACATGGTCTCCGACTACTACACCTTCTCCAACTACAACCAGCTCAAGTACTTCGTTGACATAGCAAGGAAAATAGAGAAGCTCTCCCCAAAAGCGTGGTACTTGCAGGCAGCGAATCCCGTTTTCGAAGGAACAACCCTTGTGACAAGAACGGTTCCCATAAAGGCAGTGGGATTCTGCCATGGACACTACGGCATGATGGAGATCGTAGAGAAACTGGGGCTGGAAGAAGAAAAACTGGACTGGCAGGTCGCAGGAGTGAACCACGGTATCTGGCTGAATAGGTTCAGATACAACGGGGAGAACGCGTATCCCCTCCTTGACAGGTGGATCGAGGAAAAATCAAAAGATTGGAAACCGGAGAACCCCTTCAACGACCAGCTCTCTCCCGCTGCGATAGACATGTACAGATTCTACGGTGTGATGCCCATCGGTGACACCGTGAGAAACTCTTCGTGGAGGTACCACAGGGATCTTGAGACCAAGAAGAAATGGTACGGTGAACCCTGGGGAGGAGCAGATTCTGAAATCGGCTGGAAATGGTACCAGGACACACTTGGGAAGGTCACGGAGATCACAAAGAAGGTGGCAAAGTTCATCAAAGAAAATCCGTCCGCTAGGCTCTCCGACCTTGGAAGTGTTCTGGGGAAAGACCTCTCAGAAAAGCAGTTTGTGCTCGAAGTGGAGAAAATCCTCGACCCAGAAAGAAAGAGTGGAGAGCAGCACATCCCATTCATCGATGCGCTGCTGAACGATAACAAGGCAAGATTCGTGGTGAACATACCAAATAAAGGTATCATCCACGGAATAGACGATGACGTGGTTGTTGAAGTCCCGGCCCTTGTGGACAAGAACGGAATCCATCCCGAGAAGATCGAACCACCGCTTCCAGATCGCGTGGTCAAGTACTACCTGAAACCCAGAATCATGAGAATGGAAATGGCTCTGGAGGCGTTCCTCACGGGTGACATAAGGATCATAAAAGAACTTCTCTACAGAGATCCAAGGACAAAGAGCGATGAACAGGTAGAAAAGGTGATCGAGGAGATCCTCGCACTTCCAGAAAACGAAGAGATGCGGAAACATTATCTGAAGAAATGA
- a CDS encoding sensor domain-containing diguanylate cyclase codes for MSSLKKELFWRITTTVIVVFVVIGALGIFQLYLSGMNAARDFIKNANNTVTSFINGYFRKFYVVVDVLSRIPEVRYAPYLTDEERRKVLEIYRIFQEADRDIYYLYSGYENGLLLINDYEPAEGYDPRVRPWYRVALESRPRPTGGIPYREFKTKELLFSVSKVLTDDEGNVTGVISVETLLESLLSNFPHSFDNYETVTTYVLRNDQTIIIHPDESLLTVKISDVVGKNLPITGVSGEIEYEVNGEKKMAYYSRIPELEWIVVTSVDKSELLRPVLINIGIVSIFFTGIISLTTVFINNWFNNKVLKPLNSLKEDVEKIMMGRTPDVSSYPDNEIGAVSKEIYSLTERELYRKNQQLRNLNEKLERLSVTDELTGLFNRRKMAEELEKEFHLWKRYRRPFSLLMIDIDDFKKINDTYGHLVGDDVLKRVARILVSSLRASDMVARWGGEEFLILCPETKLNEAVSLAERIRTKIEKEVFENGLNVTVSIGVCEMKDHETIDDLLKEADDNLYLAKQRGKNRVIGR; via the coding sequence ATGAGTTCTCTTAAAAAAGAACTTTTCTGGAGAATAACTACAACTGTTATCGTTGTGTTTGTTGTGATAGGTGCTCTGGGTATCTTTCAGCTTTACCTTTCCGGAATGAATGCTGCCCGCGATTTCATAAAAAACGCGAACAATACCGTAACGTCCTTCATAAACGGATATTTCAGAAAGTTCTATGTTGTTGTTGATGTTTTGAGCCGCATTCCTGAAGTACGGTATGCACCTTACTTGACTGATGAAGAAAGGCGGAAAGTGTTGGAAATCTACAGAATCTTCCAGGAGGCAGACAGAGATATATACTATCTGTACTCGGGATACGAGAACGGACTTCTTCTGATCAACGATTACGAACCCGCAGAAGGATACGATCCAAGAGTAAGACCCTGGTACAGGGTCGCTCTCGAATCCAGACCTAGGCCCACCGGTGGAATTCCCTACAGGGAGTTCAAAACAAAAGAGCTTTTGTTTTCCGTGAGCAAGGTGCTCACAGATGACGAGGGAAACGTGACCGGTGTGATATCTGTTGAAACACTCCTGGAGAGTCTTTTGAGTAATTTTCCCCATTCTTTTGATAACTATGAAACTGTGACAACGTACGTTTTAAGGAACGATCAGACGATAATCATCCATCCAGACGAATCACTTCTGACTGTTAAAATATCCGATGTTGTTGGAAAAAATCTCCCTATCACAGGTGTGTCTGGAGAAATCGAATACGAAGTGAACGGCGAAAAGAAAATGGCCTACTACTCTCGTATCCCAGAACTCGAATGGATCGTTGTTACTTCTGTAGACAAAAGCGAGTTGCTCAGGCCCGTTCTAATCAATATAGGGATTGTCTCTATTTTCTTCACAGGCATCATTTCTTTGACAACAGTGTTCATAAACAACTGGTTCAACAACAAAGTTCTCAAACCTTTGAATTCTCTGAAAGAAGATGTGGAAAAAATAATGATGGGAAGAACCCCGGATGTATCTTCTTATCCTGACAACGAGATAGGAGCTGTGTCCAAAGAGATATACAGCCTGACTGAAAGGGAACTCTACAGGAAGAATCAGCAACTGAGAAATTTGAACGAAAAGCTTGAGAGGTTGTCGGTCACCGATGAATTGACGGGGCTTTTCAATCGTCGAAAAATGGCCGAAGAACTTGAAAAGGAATTCCATCTCTGGAAAAGGTACAGAAGACCCTTCTCACTTCTCATGATCGATATCGATGATTTCAAAAAGATAAACGACACATATGGACACCTTGTTGGAGACGATGTGCTCAAAAGAGTCGCTCGGATTCTTGTTTCTTCTCTTAGGGCTTCTGACATGGTTGCGAGGTGGGGTGGAGAAGAGTTTTTGATCCTCTGTCCTGAAACAAAGTTGAACGAAGCGGTGAGCCTCGCTGAGAGAATCAGGACGAAGATCGAGAAAGAAGTCTTTGAAAACGGCTTGAATGTAACCGTGAGTATCGGTGTTTGCGAAATGAAAGATCATGAGACAATAGACGATCTTCTCAAAGAAGCAGACGACAACCTCTATCTGGCAAAACAGCGTGGAAAAAACAGAGTGATCGGCAGATGA
- the ribD gene encoding bifunctional diaminohydroxyphosphoribosylaminopyrimidine deaminase/5-amino-6-(5-phosphoribosylamino)uracil reductase RibD, with protein MYETFMKRAIELAKKGLGRVNPNPPVGAVVVKDGRIIAEGFHPYFGGPHAERVAIENAKRNGEDLRGAILIVTLEPCDHHGKTPPCTDLIIESGIKTVVIGTRDPNPVSGNGVEKLKNHGIEVIEGVLEKEVKKLCEFFITYVTEKRPFVALKYASTLDGKIADHRGDSKWITNKLRFKVHEMRNIYSAVLVGAGTVLKDNPQLTCRLKEGRNPVRVILDRKGVLGGKVFRVFEENARVIVFTESEEAEYPPHVEKVLNDCSVESILRGLYERGIDSVLVEGGSKVFSEFLDHADVVFGFYSTKIFGKGLDAFSCYLSDVSVPPKFKVVNVEFSDSEFLVEMRPCSRE; from the coding sequence ATGTATGAAACTTTCATGAAAAGAGCGATAGAACTTGCAAAGAAAGGACTTGGAAGGGTGAACCCCAATCCACCAGTTGGTGCGGTCGTTGTGAAAGACGGCAGGATAATCGCGGAGGGGTTTCATCCCTATTTTGGAGGTCCACACGCTGAGAGGGTAGCGATAGAAAATGCAAAGAGAAATGGAGAAGATTTACGAGGAGCGATTCTCATAGTCACCCTTGAACCCTGTGATCATCATGGAAAGACACCTCCATGTACAGATCTGATCATAGAAAGTGGAATAAAAACCGTTGTGATCGGAACAAGGGATCCAAATCCTGTTTCGGGAAACGGTGTGGAAAAACTCAAAAATCACGGGATCGAAGTGATAGAAGGTGTTTTGGAAAAAGAAGTGAAAAAACTGTGTGAGTTCTTCATCACTTACGTGACAGAGAAAAGGCCATTCGTCGCGCTGAAGTACGCATCCACCTTAGATGGGAAAATAGCTGATCACAGAGGAGATTCCAAATGGATCACAAACAAACTCAGATTCAAGGTTCACGAGATGAGAAACATTTACTCCGCTGTTCTCGTCGGTGCTGGAACGGTTTTGAAGGACAATCCTCAGCTAACCTGCAGACTGAAAGAAGGCAGAAATCCCGTGAGGGTGATCCTCGACAGAAAGGGTGTTTTGGGTGGGAAAGTGTTCAGAGTGTTCGAAGAAAACGCTCGGGTGATCGTTTTCACAGAAAGTGAAGAGGCGGAATATCCACCACATGTGGAAAAGGTTCTGAACGATTGTTCTGTGGAGAGTATATTGAGAGGTCTTTACGAAAGGGGTATCGATTCTGTCTTGGTGGAAGGTGGATCGAAGGTGTTCAGCGAATTTTTAGATCACGCAGATGTGGTTTTTGGTTTTTATTCGACGAAGATTTTCGGAAAGGGGCTTGATGCCTTCTCCTGTTATCTGTCAGATGTTTCGGTTCCTCCAAAGTTCAAAGTGGTGAACGTGGAGTTTTCCGATTCGGAGTTTCTGGTGGAGATGAGACCGTGTTCACGGGAATAG
- a CDS encoding riboflavin synthase, which produces MFTGIVQKVERGYIRGERIFFKRTWEVKLGESIAVNGVCLTVSGLSEEEYWFDVGEETRSRTNLFVSRFYNLEKSLVLGGRVEGHLVTGHVDGTVRFVGMERRGNSYFMFFSMPAERWAIVPKGSIALNGISLTVVETSLDTFSVQVIPHTFENTNLQYLVPGDPVNYEIDIIARYLKGVIDRGRTERDF; this is translated from the coding sequence GTGTTCACGGGAATAGTTCAGAAGGTGGAAAGAGGGTACATCAGGGGAGAGAGGATCTTCTTCAAAAGAACGTGGGAAGTGAAACTGGGAGAAAGTATAGCGGTGAACGGTGTGTGTCTGACTGTCTCCGGGCTTTCAGAAGAAGAGTACTGGTTCGATGTGGGTGAGGAAACGAGGAGTAGAACCAATCTTTTCGTTTCCCGTTTTTACAATCTTGAGAAATCTCTGGTTCTCGGCGGCAGAGTTGAAGGACATCTGGTAACGGGCCATGTGGACGGTACCGTCAGGTTTGTCGGAATGGAAAGGCGCGGAAACAGCTATTTCATGTTCTTTTCGATGCCGGCGGAAAGATGGGCGATCGTTCCGAAGGGTTCTATCGCGTTGAACGGTATCAGCCTCACCGTCGTTGAAACTTCTCTGGATACGTTCAGTGTTCAGGTGATTCCACACACGTTCGAGAACACAAACCTCCAGTATCTGGTGCCCGGAGATCCCGTTAACTACGAGATCGATATCATCGCTCGCTACCTGAAAGGGGTGATAGACCGTGGAAGAACTGAGAGAGACTTTTGA